Proteins found in one Paenibacillus wynnii genomic segment:
- a CDS encoding citrate/2-methylcitrate synthase, with protein MTVTKGLEGIVATTSSISSIVDGVLTYRGYDIDDLAENASFEETAYLLWFGSLPTSAELGTLSRDLSAFAPIPEQVIEQMKLYPKDTNTMAALRTAISSLALYDDAADDMSREANEIKAVKLQAQLPTVVAALARIRKSLEPVAPKEGASIAENFLYMLWGKQPDIVSVKALDAALVLHADHELNASTFAGRVTVATLSDIYSGVTSAIGALKGPLHGGANEAVMKMLEEIGTLDAVEPFVRGKLERREKIMGFGHRVYKNGDPRAKHLMKMSLELGTMKGDTTLYDMSVKIEDLITGQKGLKPNVDFYSASVYTQLGIERELFTPIFAISRVSGWTAHILEQYGDNRIIRPRAEYTGLVEQKYVPIEQR; from the coding sequence ATGACAGTTACTAAAGGTCTGGAAGGCATTGTAGCAACTACTTCCTCCATCAGCTCTATTGTTGATGGCGTATTGACTTATCGCGGTTATGATATTGATGATCTTGCGGAAAATGCCAGCTTTGAGGAAACTGCTTATTTGCTGTGGTTTGGCAGCCTACCGACTTCAGCTGAGCTTGGAACTCTAAGTCGGGATCTTAGCGCGTTTGCTCCAATTCCGGAGCAGGTGATTGAACAAATGAAGCTGTATCCCAAAGATACAAATACGATGGCAGCGCTGCGGACTGCTATATCCAGCTTAGCTTTGTATGATGATGCTGCTGATGATATGAGTCGTGAGGCTAATGAGATCAAAGCCGTAAAACTGCAGGCTCAGCTTCCTACTGTGGTGGCTGCACTTGCACGTATTCGTAAGAGTCTAGAACCGGTGGCTCCAAAAGAAGGCGCTTCCATCGCTGAGAACTTCTTATATATGTTATGGGGGAAGCAGCCTGACATCGTATCGGTGAAGGCACTGGATGCTGCACTTGTACTGCATGCTGACCATGAGCTTAATGCGTCCACCTTTGCCGGACGGGTGACAGTTGCAACTTTGTCAGATATTTATTCTGGTGTTACGTCTGCTATTGGCGCTCTGAAGGGTCCTCTGCACGGTGGTGCTAATGAAGCTGTAATGAAGATGCTGGAGGAGATTGGAACTCTTGATGCCGTGGAGCCTTTCGTCCGTGGGAAGCTGGAGCGCCGCGAGAAAATTATGGGCTTTGGTCACCGTGTGTATAAGAATGGCGATCCCCGTGCGAAGCACTTGATGAAGATGTCGCTGGAACTTGGTACAATGAAAGGCGATACTACTCTGTATGATATGTCTGTTAAGATTGAAGACCTAATCACCGGGCAAAAAGGTCTTAAGCCAAATGTGGATTTCTACTCGGCTTCGGTGTATACACAGCTTGGAATTGAACGTGAATTGTTCACACCGATCTTTGCGATTAGCCGGGTTTCAGGATGGACAGCGCATATTTTGGAGCAGTATGGAGACAATCGGATTATTCGTCCACGCGCAGAATACACCGGTCTTGTAGAACAAAAATACGTACCGATTGAGCAAAGGTAG
- the icd gene encoding NADP-dependent isocitrate dehydrogenase, translating to MLKLEKYDLPTEGEQITIEDGKLQVPNHPIIPFIEGDGTGRDIWKASKRVLDAAVAKAYGGTKQIAWYEVFAGEKAFNTYGEWLPNDTLEAIREYFVAIKGPLTTPIGGGIRSLNVALRQELDLYVCLRPVRYFDGVPSPVKHPELVDMVIFRENTEDIYAGIEYQEGSAEVKKVIEFLQNEMGVNKIRFPETSGIGIKPVSKEGSKRLVRSAVEYAIKHGRKSVTLVHKGNIMKYTEGAFKNWGYEVAEQEFGDKVFTWNQYDVIKEKEGEAAANAAQKEALDSGKILIKDAIADIALQQVLTRPTDFDVIATLNLNGDYLSDALAAQIGGIGIAPGANINYLTGHAIFEATHGTAPKYADKDVVNPGSVILSGVMLLEHLGWQEAADLIYKGMSTAINNKTVTYDFARQMEGATELKCSAFADEVINHL from the coding sequence ATGTTGAAATTGGAAAAATACGATCTGCCAACAGAAGGCGAACAAATTACGATCGAGGACGGTAAGCTACAGGTTCCTAATCATCCGATTATTCCTTTTATAGAGGGTGACGGCACGGGCCGTGACATTTGGAAAGCCTCCAAACGGGTGCTGGATGCGGCGGTTGCCAAAGCATACGGCGGTACTAAACAAATTGCCTGGTACGAAGTGTTTGCCGGCGAGAAAGCCTTCAATACATATGGTGAATGGCTGCCAAATGATACTTTGGAGGCAATTCGTGAGTATTTCGTAGCTATAAAAGGACCGTTGACTACACCAATCGGTGGCGGTATTCGTTCTCTGAATGTGGCGCTGCGCCAAGAGTTGGATTTGTACGTTTGTTTGCGGCCAGTACGTTACTTCGACGGGGTTCCTTCCCCGGTAAAACATCCTGAGCTTGTTGATATGGTAATTTTCCGTGAAAACACTGAAGATATTTATGCCGGAATCGAATATCAGGAAGGTTCAGCTGAGGTGAAGAAGGTTATCGAGTTCCTGCAGAATGAAATGGGCGTTAACAAAATCCGTTTCCCGGAAACCTCAGGTATCGGTATTAAGCCAGTTTCCAAAGAAGGTTCTAAGCGACTTGTTCGTTCTGCTGTAGAATATGCAATCAAACATGGACGCAAGAGCGTAACGCTTGTTCATAAAGGCAATATCATGAAATATACCGAAGGAGCCTTCAAGAATTGGGGCTATGAAGTTGCTGAGCAGGAGTTCGGTGACAAAGTATTCACATGGAACCAATACGATGTTATTAAGGAAAAAGAGGGTGAAGCTGCAGCAAATGCGGCTCAGAAGGAAGCCCTGGACTCCGGCAAAATCCTCATCAAGGATGCTATTGCCGATATAGCTTTACAACAGGTATTAACTCGTCCAACGGATTTTGATGTGATCGCAACGCTGAACCTTAACGGTGATTATCTGTCTGATGCGCTTGCAGCTCAAATCGGCGGTATCGGTATTGCTCCGGGAGCGAACATTAATTACTTAACCGGACATGCCATTTTCGAGGCGACTCATGGTACAGCTCCTAAATACGCAGATAAAGATGTGGTGAACCCTGGTTCGGTTATATTATCCGGTGTAATGCTGCTTGAACATTTGGGCTGGCAGGAAGCGGCTGACCTCATCTACAAAGGGATGAGCACAGCCATTAACAATAAGACCGTAACTTATGACTTCGCCCGTCAGATGGAAGGCGCAACGGAGTTGAAATGCTCGGCATTCGCAGACGAAGTTATCAACCATCTGTAG
- the mdh gene encoding malate dehydrogenase, with product MAIKRNKITVVGAGFTGATTALMLAQKELGNVVLIDIPQLENPTKGKALDMMEASPVQKFDSTITGTSNYDDAADSDIVIITAGVARKPGMSRDDLVNTNAGIVKSVCENIKRVAPESIVIILSNPVDAMTYVAYNTLGFPKNRVIGQSGVLDTARYCTFIAQELNVSVEDIRGFVLGGHGDDMVPLVRYSSVGGIPIDTLIPAERIAEIVQRTRVGGGEIVNLLGNGSAYYAPAASLVQMTEAILKDKKRIIPVIAFLEGEYGYDGLFMGVPTLLGANGIEKIFELELTAEEKAALDKSADSVRAVTSVVSV from the coding sequence GTGGCAATCAAACGTAATAAAATCACAGTCGTGGGTGCCGGTTTTACCGGCGCTACCACGGCGCTTATGCTGGCTCAAAAGGAACTTGGTAACGTAGTACTGATTGATATCCCGCAACTGGAGAATCCAACCAAAGGCAAGGCTCTGGATATGATGGAAGCAAGTCCGGTACAAAAGTTTGACAGCACGATTACTGGAACATCGAACTATGATGATGCTGCAGACTCTGATATCGTGATTATCACAGCGGGCGTAGCCCGCAAGCCGGGTATGAGCCGCGATGATTTGGTCAACACCAATGCTGGAATTGTTAAGTCTGTTTGTGAGAACATTAAGCGCGTGGCACCAGAATCTATTGTTATTATTTTAAGTAATCCGGTAGATGCTATGACTTACGTTGCCTACAATACATTGGGCTTTCCGAAGAATCGCGTGATCGGACAATCGGGTGTCCTGGATACGGCCCGTTATTGTACCTTTATTGCCCAGGAACTTAATGTATCTGTTGAGGATATCCGTGGATTTGTACTTGGCGGCCATGGTGATGATATGGTGCCGTTAGTACGTTATTCCAGCGTAGGCGGTATTCCTATTGACACTTTGATTCCGGCGGAGCGCATAGCTGAGATTGTTCAACGTACACGTGTTGGCGGCGGAGAAATTGTGAACCTGTTGGGTAACGGCAGTGCTTATTATGCTCCTGCAGCTTCTCTGGTACAGATGACGGAAGCAATATTGAAAGATAAAAAGCGTATTATCCCGGTCATTGCCTTCTTGGAAGGTGAATATGGCTACGACGGTTTGTTTATGGGTGTTCCTACGCTTCTGGGAGCAAACGGTATCGAGAAAATTTTTGAGCTTGAACTGACGGCTGAGGAGAAAGCGGCATTGGATAAATCCGCAGATTCTGTACGTGCCGTTACATCGGTAGTATCCGTGTAG
- a CDS encoding NUDIX hydrolase, protein MVSNGRSLIVAVKGVILKEGKILLVQRADDDYIGAGTWECAGGKIEFGEGLEAALVREIKEETGLTVSVGNILYAATFMTDSTRQVVILTYLCRTNETTVQLSKEHLDYRWCTKDQIKTLLLPQIISDFEKNKVFELEELL, encoded by the coding sequence ATGGTGTCAAATGGTCGAAGCCTGATTGTTGCTGTGAAAGGAGTAATCCTGAAGGAAGGTAAGATCCTGCTTGTACAACGTGCTGATGATGATTATATCGGTGCTGGAACCTGGGAGTGCGCAGGTGGCAAGATTGAATTCGGGGAAGGGTTGGAAGCTGCTCTGGTTCGAGAGATTAAAGAGGAGACTGGATTAACCGTTTCCGTCGGGAATATTTTATATGCAGCTACATTTATGACTGACTCTACTAGACAGGTTGTTATTCTTACATATTTATGCAGAACGAATGAAACCACCGTCCAACTATCCAAAGAGCACTTGGATTACCGATGGTGCACCAAAGATCAAATTAAAACGCTATTATTACCCCAGATCATTAGTGATTTCGAGAAAAATAAGGTTTTCGAACTCGAGGAACTACTATAA
- a CDS encoding SDR family oxidoreductase, giving the protein MMSSNQTKKTLPPQEQDRQPGLESEMNPHPKYEPANYKAAGKLLGKAALITGGDSGIGRAVAVLFAKEGADVVISYLDEHGDAEETKRQVEQEGRKCVLISGDIGVEAFCQDLINKTVEGLGKLDILINNAAEQHPQKNIEDITSEQLERTFRTNIFSMFYLTKAAMPHLKSGSTIINTTSITAYKGNPMLLDYSSTKGAILSFTRSLSANLVEKGIRVNAVAPGPIWTPLIPSTFDAKQVSEFGASQPMKRPGQPEELAPAYVYLASDDSTYVSGQVIHVNGGEVVNG; this is encoded by the coding sequence ATGATGAGCAGTAATCAAACAAAGAAAACTTTACCACCCCAGGAGCAGGACCGTCAGCCAGGATTGGAAAGTGAAATGAACCCGCACCCTAAATATGAACCGGCGAATTATAAGGCAGCAGGCAAGTTGTTGGGCAAAGCAGCACTTATAACAGGCGGCGATAGCGGGATTGGCCGTGCGGTAGCCGTTCTTTTTGCCAAAGAAGGAGCTGATGTAGTCATCTCCTACTTGGATGAACACGGGGATGCAGAGGAAACCAAACGTCAGGTAGAACAGGAAGGCCGCAAATGCGTTCTGATCTCCGGTGATATCGGGGTTGAAGCGTTCTGTCAGGATCTTATCAACAAGACAGTAGAAGGCCTTGGCAAGCTGGATATTCTTATAAATAATGCTGCTGAACAGCATCCGCAAAAAAATATTGAAGATATTACATCCGAGCAATTAGAGCGTACGTTCCGTACGAACATTTTCTCGATGTTTTATTTGACGAAAGCAGCAATGCCGCATTTAAAATCAGGTTCTACGATCATCAACACCACATCAATTACAGCTTATAAAGGCAACCCTATGTTACTGGATTATTCATCTACCAAGGGTGCTATACTGAGCTTCACTCGTTCACTGTCCGCCAATCTGGTGGAAAAAGGCATCCGGGTAAACGCCGTTGCTCCAGGACCGATCTGGACACCGCTTATCCCCTCTACCTTTGACGCAAAACAGGTCAGTGAATTTGGTGCATCACAGCCGATGAAGCGTCCGGGTCAACCAGAGGAGCTTGCTCCAGCTTATGTATATCTGGCATCCGATGACTCCACTTATGTAAGTGGACAGGTTATTCATGTTAACGGCGGCGAGGTCGTTAACGGATAG
- a CDS encoding thiamine phosphate synthase codes for MAQAEIHLISDGKLPLSQFIEIVEATHPLLDYIHLREKHRSARELIAAAEELLRVGLPPAKLIINDRIDVALAVGARGVQLPWHSLTPAEARAVAPHLRLGRSIHSPQEAEKGSSQGANFCLFGHVFLSDSKPGQPERGLAQLAQTVRISRIPVIAIGGITPDHVSQIMKQGAAGIAVMSGICGSNDPLSAAKAYRTSLQVTLESKLAEEVSMHESAH; via the coding sequence ATGGCACAAGCTGAAATCCATCTGATTTCGGATGGGAAACTTCCTTTATCGCAATTTATTGAAATAGTAGAAGCAACACATCCGCTGCTGGATTATATCCATCTGCGTGAGAAGCATCGCTCGGCCCGTGAACTAATCGCGGCGGCAGAAGAATTGCTTAGAGTCGGCCTCCCTCCGGCTAAGTTAATCATTAACGACCGGATAGATGTGGCCTTGGCTGTTGGGGCTCGGGGTGTACAGCTGCCCTGGCATAGCCTAACTCCCGCTGAAGCTCGGGCGGTTGCTCCCCATTTACGTCTGGGAAGGTCGATCCACTCTCCACAAGAGGCCGAGAAGGGAAGCTCTCAGGGAGCCAACTTCTGCTTGTTTGGGCATGTATTTCTCTCGGACAGTAAACCGGGACAGCCTGAAAGGGGGTTAGCCCAGCTTGCTCAGACTGTGCGAATCAGTCGCATACCTGTAATTGCCATAGGAGGAATCACCCCTGATCATGTATCCCAGATCATGAAGCAGGGAGCGGCAGGCATTGCAGTGATGTCCGGTATTTGCGGTTCGAATGATCCCTTATCAGCCGCAAAGGCTTATCGTACATCACTTCAAGTTACATTAGAATCCAAGCTGGCAGAGGAGGTGAGTATGCATGAATCTGCTCATTAA
- the thiS gene encoding sulfur carrier protein ThiS, with protein sequence MNLLINGTAKDYSDSCRTVSDLMNRPEWSGRLIIVELNGEIVSRENYEITPLADGDRIEVVHFVGGG encoded by the coding sequence ATGAATCTGCTCATTAACGGTACCGCTAAGGATTATTCCGATAGCTGTAGGACGGTATCGGATTTGATGAACCGTCCTGAATGGTCCGGACGCCTAATCATAGTGGAACTTAACGGAGAAATTGTCAGCAGAGAAAACTATGAGATCACCCCCCTTGCCGATGGAGACCGCATAGAGGTGGTTCATTTTGTCGGTGGAGGCTGA
- a CDS encoding thiazole synthase, producing the protein MHDPLVIGGTTLSSRLFIGTGKYSRNTLIPEVINRSGSQVITVALRRVDLTGGEENIMKHIPSHMTLLPNTSGARTAEEAVRIARLARAAGLGNWVKIEVINDQKYLLPDNLETIRATEILAAEGFVVLPYMSPDLSAAIRLRDAGAAAVMPLGAPIGTNRGLRTKELIRILIEEVNLPIIVDAGIGRPSEAAEAMEMGAAAVLLNTAIATARDPLGMAEAFRDAISAGRKAYLAGLGPVEEVAAASSPLTGFLS; encoded by the coding sequence ATGCATGACCCATTAGTAATTGGTGGTACCACTTTATCCAGTAGACTATTCATTGGAACCGGCAAATATAGCCGAAATACCCTAATTCCTGAGGTGATCAACCGATCCGGTTCTCAGGTTATTACAGTCGCGCTCCGCCGGGTGGATCTGACAGGTGGAGAAGAAAATATCATGAAACACATTCCTTCACATATGACACTCCTTCCAAATACTTCTGGAGCGCGTACAGCAGAAGAGGCGGTACGTATCGCCAGACTTGCAAGAGCTGCGGGGTTGGGGAATTGGGTGAAAATAGAAGTCATTAACGATCAGAAATACTTGCTCCCGGATAATCTGGAGACGATCCGGGCTACTGAAATTTTGGCGGCGGAAGGTTTTGTAGTCCTACCATATATGAGCCCGGATTTGTCTGCGGCTATTCGTCTAAGGGATGCAGGCGCTGCGGCCGTGATGCCGCTCGGGGCTCCGATTGGTACGAACCGCGGCCTCAGAACCAAAGAACTGATCCGCATCCTCATCGAAGAGGTGAACCTTCCTATCATTGTAGACGCCGGAATTGGCAGACCCTCTGAAGCCGCCGAAGCGATGGAGATGGGTGCTGCGGCCGTGCTTCTGAATACGGCTATCGCTACAGCCCGTGATCCGCTGGGAATGGCTGAAGCTTTCCGTGATGCTATAAGCGCAGGCCGTAAAGCTTATTTGGCCGGTCTGGGTCCTGTTGAAGAAGTAGCGGCAGCTTCTTCACCGTTGACCGGCTTTCTTAGCTAG